In Planctomycetia bacterium, a single genomic region encodes these proteins:
- the ndk gene encoding nucleoside-diphosphate kinase yields the protein MERTLILLKPDCIQRRLAGKILTRFEDKGFNIVAMKLLSVTPELSKKHYAEHVSKPFYPNLEAFITGGPIVALVLEGLEVIRVVREMLGATSGLKAAAGTIRGDYSSSRQMNLVHASDGPEASAREIALYFRAEEIVASELTLTPWLRADDES from the coding sequence ATGGAACGTACCCTCATCCTGCTCAAGCCCGACTGCATCCAGCGCCGTTTGGCCGGCAAGATCCTCACTCGGTTCGAGGACAAGGGATTCAACATCGTCGCCATGAAGCTGCTGAGCGTGACCCCGGAGTTGTCGAAAAAGCACTACGCTGAACACGTGAGCAAGCCGTTCTATCCGAACCTGGAGGCATTCATCACCGGCGGTCCGATCGTCGCGTTGGTGCTCGAAGGGCTGGAAGTGATTCGCGTGGTTCGTGAAATGCTCGGCGCCACGAGCGGCCTGAAAGCGGCCGCTGGCACGATTCGCGGCGACTACAGCAGCAGCCGCCAGATGAACCTGGTTCACGCCTCGGACGGCCCGGAGGCCTCGGCGCGGGAAATCGCTCTGTACTTCCGCGCCGAAGAGATTGTCGCTAGCGAATTGACGCTCACGCCGTGGCTTCGCGCCGACGACGAAAGCTAA
- a CDS encoding FeoA domain-containing protein, whose protein sequence is MRLAELKLGERAQVLAVPGVDEVSVRLLEMGLTPGASLELVGIAPLGDPLELELRGYRLSIRKREAELVEIQRI, encoded by the coding sequence ATGCGACTCGCCGAGTTAAAACTAGGCGAGCGAGCCCAGGTGCTGGCGGTCCCCGGCGTCGACGAAGTCAGCGTCCGCTTATTGGAAATGGGTCTCACTCCCGGCGCGTCGTTGGAACTCGTCGGCATCGCCCCGCTCGGCGACCCGCTGGAACTGGAACTCCGCGGCTACCGCCTCAGCATCCGCAAACGCGAAGCGGAGCTGGTCGAAATCCAGCGTATTTGA
- a CDS encoding FeoA family protein, which translates to MSIAPTPVVIPLHCLRSGETAAVEAICGDAAHVHRLRELGLQDGQEIEMLQSGSPCIIRLGGQRLCFRSDDVTSVLVRTGSTG; encoded by the coding sequence ATGTCCATCGCCCCCACGCCGGTCGTGATCCCGTTGCATTGCTTGCGGAGCGGCGAAACCGCGGCCGTGGAAGCGATCTGCGGCGACGCGGCGCACGTTCACCGGCTCCGCGAATTGGGTCTGCAGGACGGCCAGGAAATCGAAATGCTCCAGTCCGGCTCGCCCTGCATCATTCGTCTCGGCGGGCAACGGCTTTGCTTCCGGAGCGATGACGTCACCAGCGTGCTCGTCCGGACAGGATCAACCGGCTGA
- the def gene encoding peptide deformylase translates to MSNTTTGLRIVLYPHPALRHLSKPLRRVDAELVSMIQEMFELMYAHKGVGLAANQVDLPYRVFVANPEGDRQRKDQEFVFINPVISQPKGSADAEEGCLSIPGLYAHVKRPERVVITAFNLRGEEMNLELDGLFSRIVQHETDHLDGKLFVDRLSATGQMEARDALEEFSLVYTSRQERGEIPSDEDAHKRLLELEALRT, encoded by the coding sequence ATGAGCAACACCACCACCGGCTTACGCATCGTCCTCTACCCTCATCCGGCCTTGCGGCACCTCTCCAAACCCCTCCGCCGCGTGGATGCCGAGCTGGTTTCCATGATCCAGGAGATGTTCGAGCTGATGTACGCTCATAAGGGGGTTGGACTGGCCGCCAACCAGGTGGACCTGCCGTACCGGGTGTTCGTCGCCAACCCCGAGGGGGATCGCCAACGGAAGGACCAGGAATTCGTTTTTATCAACCCAGTCATCAGCCAGCCCAAGGGAAGCGCGGATGCCGAGGAAGGCTGCCTGAGCATCCCGGGCCTGTACGCCCATGTGAAGCGGCCGGAGCGGGTCGTGATCACGGCCTTCAACCTGCGCGGCGAGGAGATGAACCTGGAACTGGACGGGCTGTTCAGCCGGATCGTCCAACATGAGACCGACCACCTGGACGGCAAGCTGTTCGTCGACCGGCTGAGCGCCACCGGCCAAATGGAAGCTCGCGACGCGCTGGAGGAGTTCTCCCTCGTGTATACTAGCCGCCAAGAACGGGGAGAAATCCCCAGCGACGAGGATGCGCACAAGCGACTGTTGGAGCTCGAAGCGCTGCGTACTTAG